The following are encoded together in the Culex pipiens pallens isolate TS chromosome 1, TS_CPP_V2, whole genome shotgun sequence genome:
- the LOC120415089 gene encoding folate transporter 1-like, which translates to MALLDELKFGAMEKWQQISLVLCIFGFLKEFRPSEPFVFQYLTGAESGYNVTVEQVVQDVFPIGTYSYVAQLVVVFLITDYFRYKPLIIVAGLAGTVVWSMFVLGRSLGALQVLEVFYGTYMAAEIAYWTYIYAKVDRRHYQKVTSHIRSATQAGRFVAATTSQALIYSGATGYLGLNYISLGAQLATTVWAFMLPPVPASMYFHRQEVPTDEETDLPKGPTCSRASELLWAHFKSAYTNFTVIRYSLWYSLAVCLYYQITSYVQALWSEIGGPDTMLWNGAVEAILTLAGSLVALAAGFVPQKLLTPQNTILGLSVIAIAEGCGLLLATRTTTLMASYAGYTLFGVLHAFSITLVSAEIAKHISDDSFALVFGINTMAGLVAQTLLTLAIVDSDGWFALDVRGQFSVYSVSFVTIGVLFGVFALVEVGKRRRGNIAS; encoded by the exons ATGGCACTCTTGGATGAGTTGAAGTTCGGCGCGATGGAAAAGTGGCAGCAAATTTCGCTGGTGTTGTGCATTTTTGGGTTTCTGAAGGAGTTCCGGCCGAGTGAGCCGTTCGTGTTCCAGTACTTGACGGGGGCGGAGTCCGGGTACAATGTAACGGTGGAGCAGGTCGTGCAGGATGTGTTCCCGATTGGGACGTACTCGTACGTGGCGCAGCTGGTGGTGGTGTTTCTGATTACGGACTACTTCCGGTACAAGCCGTTGATCATTGTGGCGGGGTTGGCGGGGACCGTGGTTTGGAGTATGTTCGTGTTGGGGAGGTCACTCGGGGCGTTGCAGGTTCTGGAGGTGTTCTACGGGACTTATATGGCGGCGGAGATTGCGTACTGGACGTACATCTACGCGAAGGTGGATCGACGACACTACCAGAAGGTCACGTCGCACATCCGGTCGGCGACGCAGGCTGGCCGGTTTGTCGCGGCGACCACCTCGCAGGCGTTGATCTACTCCGGAGCTACGGGCTACCTCGGCCTGAACTACATCTCGTTGGGAG CTCAACTGGCCACCACGGTTTGGGCCTTCATGCTACCGCCGGTCCCGGCCAGCATGTACTTCCACCGGCAGGAAGTTCCCACGGACGAAGAAACGGACCTCCCAAAGGGGCCGACCTGCTCGCGAGCCTCCGAACTCCTCTGGGCACACTTCAAATCCGCCTACACCAACTTCACCGTCATCCGGTACAGCCTCTGGTACTCTCTCGCCGTCTGTCTCTACTACCAGATCACCTCCTACGTCCAGGCCCTCTGGTCCGAGATCGGCGGCCCAGACACGATGCTCTGGAACGGTGCCGTCGAGGCGATTCTCACCCTAGCCGGTTCCCTCGTCGCCCTAGCCGCCGGCTTCGTTCCCCAAAAGCTCCTCACCCCCCAAAATACTATTCTCGGCCTATCCGTCATCGCGATCGCAGAAGGCTGTGGCCTGCTCCTGGCAACGCGCACCACAACGCTCATGGCCTCCTACGCCGGTTACACCCTGTTCGGCGTCCTGCACGCCTTCTCGATCACCCTAGTGAGCGCCGAAATCGCGAAGCACATCTCCGACGACAGCTTCGCGCTCGTCTTCGGCATCAACACGATGGCTGGACTGGTCGCGCAAACGCTGCTAACGCTCGCCATTGTCGACAGCGATGGGTGGTTCGCGCTGGACGTGCGCGGCCAGTTTAGCGTGTACAGCGTGAGCTTCGTCACGATTGGGGTGCTGTTTGGAGTGTTTGCCCTGGTGGAGGTGGGGAAGAGGAGGCGCGGGAACATAGCGAGTTGA
- the LOC128092578 gene encoding uncharacterized protein LOC128092578, protein MPSYRQNSLVVDLNVLPSIPDIETIRKFLTKDVALDFSKVRNLQLNISMNQVIIEMATPDQAAEIAGTHSAKHYIIYEKKKFYIPLYVEDDSTPVKVNDLPPNMPNHLIASQLQQYGKVTSIHDEVWRDFFPGIPNGVRVVRIKLEKPIPSFLKIDGLLAYIVYPNQKKTCRHCSRKLHPGQKCTSTKTKVTTSCTTPLDVDQTKIVNNEEAPITTTLYSSSNYTPIRDIEADHYNYKEQREKQQIQQQFITSPAKTIANNLEANEWTIQKPKPKRRLTKIV, encoded by the coding sequence ATGCCAAGTTATCGACAAAATTCTCTGGTAGTCGATTTGAACGTGCTACCATCGATTCCAGACATCGAAACTATTCGAAAGTTCCTTACCAAGGATGTGGCACTTGATTTCTCCAAAGTGCGCAACCTGCAATTGAACATTTCGATGAATCAAGTGATCATCGAAATGGCCACACCGGATCAAGCTGCTGAAATTGCTGGCACCCACAGTGCTAAACACTATATCATCTACGAGAAGAAGAAGTTCTACATTCCACTTTACGTGGAAGACGATTCAACGCCGGTGAAGGTCAATGATCTGCCACCCAACATGCCTAATCATTTGATTGCTTCACAATTGCAACAATACGGCAAGGTCACGTCGATCCACGATGAGGTTTGGCGTGACTTTTTTCCTGGCATCCCAAATGGTGTCAGAGTTGTCCGGATTAAGCTCGAAAAGCCGATTCCTTCGTTTTTAAAAATCGATGGTCTTTTGGCTTACATCGTGTATCCTAACCAGAAGAAGACATGCCGCCATTGCTCCCGAAAATTGCACCCTGGACAAAAATGCACTTCTACAAAGACGAAGGTGACAACAAGCTGCACTACTCCACTAGACGTAGACCAAACAAAGATCGTGAACAACGAAGAAGCTCCAATCACCACCACATTGTACTCATCATCCAACTACACACCAATACGCGATATTGAAGCTGACCACTATAACTACAAAGAACAACGCGAGAAACAACAAATACAGCAACAATTTATCACCAGCCCAGCAAAGACAATTGCTAACAACTTGGAGGCAAACGAGTGGACTATACAAAAACCGAAACCGAAGAGGAGATTGACGAAAATAGTTTGA
- the LOC120415078 gene encoding 28S ribosomal protein S29, mitochondrial — protein sequence MFLRRSAPVVVRCSSTGLRQPLSTVASPQPQKLDDFRTGESNPVRHNQSHLSRFYTIPADVRKQIFAHGGFPKTYEKQIKTFNEACLMVRPAAVELIGHLNATDFRRPANRFVLYGEDGAGKSMVLAHLLHYGFCQEFVLVHVPWVPNWMKRAKETAISGTREGCLDLPLDGAAWLVHFKNQNAPLLAKLDLKVSRDYVWSKRETTPAGAPMLELIDHGINRAKFSCDAIAALLGELKEQSTAGRVKTMVVIDGFNAFFHPHTRILTENKVRVTPDKLTLTRPFLDITGADWCNGVCIVTVDRMALTEDRMESTLPMYQLRREGFEHLDPFVPVRVDNYSEEEFHSAVQYYLNRKWIQITKDGFDKELEFLSGKNPFKLMQLSASL from the coding sequence ATGTTCCTCCGTCGATCGGCCCCCGTAGTGGTCCGCTGCTCATCCACCGGCCTCCGACAGCCACTCTCGACGGTCGCCTCCCCACAGCCCCAAAAGTTGGACGATTTTCGCACCGGCGAATCGAACCCGGTCCGCCACAACCAGTCGCACCTGTCCCGCTTTTACACGATTCCGGCGGACGTCCGCAAGCAGATCTTCGCCCACGGGGGCTTTCCCAAGACGTACGAGAAGCAGATCAAGACGTTCAACGAGGCGTGTTTGATGGTGCGGCCGGCGGCTGTGGAGCTGATTGGCCACTTGAACGCGACGGATTTCCGCCGGCCAGCGAACCGGTTCGTGCTGTACGGGGAGGATGGTGCGGGGAAGTCGATGGTGTTGGCCCATTTGCTGCATTACGGGTTCTGCCAGGAGTTTGTGCTGGTGCACGTTCCGTGGGTTCCGAACTGGATGAAGCGGGCCAAGGAGACGGCGATTTCGGGGACGCGGGAGGGATGTTTGGATTTGCCGTTGGACGGTGCGGCTTGGTTGGTGCACTTTAAGAACCAGAACGCGCCGCTGTTGGCCAAGTTGGACTTGAAGGTGAGCCGGGATTATGTTTGGAGCAAGCGCGAGACGACTCCGGCGGGGGCGCCGATGCTGGAATTGATTGATCATGGGATTAATCGAGCGAAATTTTCGTGTGATGCGATTGCGGCGTTGCTGGGTGAGCTGAAGGAACAATCGACGGCCGGTAGGGTCAAGACGATGGTCGTGATTGACGGATTTAACGCATTTTTCCACCCGCACACGAGGATTCTGACGGAGAATAAGGTCCGCGTGACGCCGGATAAGCTCACACTTACGCGACCTTTTCTGGACATTACCGGCGCCGATTGGTGCAATGGGGTGTGTATCGTGACCGTCGACCGGATGGCACTGACCGAGGACCGGATGGAATCGACGCTGCCGATGTACCAGCTGAGGCGCGAAGGCTTCGAACATTTGGATCCGTTTGTGCCCGTTCGGGTGGACAATTACTCGGAGGAGGAGTTTCACAGCGCCGTGCAGTACTACCTGAACCGGAAGTGGATCCAGATTACGAAGGACGGGTTCGACAAGgagttggagtttttgagcggGAAAAATCCGTTCAAGTTGATGCAGCTGAGTGCGAGTTTGTAA